From Epinephelus lanceolatus isolate andai-2023 chromosome 2, ASM4190304v1, whole genome shotgun sequence, one genomic window encodes:
- the mrpl46 gene encoding large ribosomal subunit protein mL46 isoform X2 — translation MAAPCRTMASRSLLQFLSCFSRTAVGNARFRQFSSTSVCRAALQSQCVTERPASPWTLMAAVCLQRLPVISADLSPIEQQFKDMMYQMELEKSVLSDHELRLLEDADRLSRKQADDYDSDEEDVRDQEIILAQDLEDSWEQKLRKFQPEPRVKADVDKDLTSLERCLSDTLLLLAQQQVGSEKMWLLPQTQWQEGETLRQTAERALASLPAGFKATFLGNAPCGVYKYKLPKAVRTVSSVGSKVFFFKAILSESGPPAAPNAPILWVKKSELQRYLKPAYMMQVERFFLSL, via the exons atggcTGCGCCATGTAGAACGATGGCGAGTCGGTCTCTCTTACAGTTTCTGTCTTGTTTTAGCCGGACAGCGGTCGGAAACGCGAGATTTCGTCAGTTTTCCAGCACGTCTGTTTGTCGGGCGGCTTTACAGTCGCAGTGTGTGACGGAAAGACCAGCTTCTCCGTGGACTTTGATGGcagctgtgtgtctgcagaggCTTCCGGTCATTTCAGCGGACCTAAGCCCGATAGAGCAGCAGTTCAAAGACATGATGTACCAG ATGGAGCTGGAGAAGAGCGTGCTGTCGGACCACGAGCTGCGGCTGCTGGAGGACGCTGACAGGTTGAGTCGTAAGCAGGCGGACGACTATGACTCAGATGAGGAGGACGTCAGGGACCAGGAGATCATATTGGCTCAGGACCTGGAAGACTCCTGGGAGCAGAAGCTGAGGAAGTTCCAGCCAGAGccgagggtcaaag CTGATGTAGATAAGGACCTGACCTCACTGGAGCGCTGCCTGTCCGACACGCTGCTTCTTCTGGCCCAGCAGCAGGTTGGGAGTGAGAAGATGTGGTTGCTGCCTCAGACTCAGTGGCAGGAAGGAGAAACGCTGCGGCAGACGGCTGAGAGAGCCCTCGCTTCCCTgccag CTGGTTTCAAGGCGACTTTCCTCGGAAATGCCCCCTGCGGAGTGTACAAGTACAAACTGCCCAAGGCTGTTCGGACGGTGAGCTCGGTCGGAAGTAAGGTGTTCTTCTTCAAAGCCATTTTGTCAGAAAGCGGCCCCCCCGCTGCCCCAAACGCTCCCATTCTATGGGTGAAGAAAAGTGAACTGCAGCGCTACCTGAAACCAGCGTACATGATGCAGGTGGAGCGCTTTTTCCTCAGCCTGTGA
- the mrpl46 gene encoding large ribosomal subunit protein mL46 isoform X1: protein MAAPCRTMASRSLLQFLSCFSRTAVGNARFRQFSSTSVCRAALQSQCVTERPASPWTLMAAVCLQRLPVISADLSPIEQQFKDMMYQMELEKSVLSDHELRLLEDADRLSRKQADDYDSDEEDVRDQEIILAQDLEDSWEQKLRKFQPEPRVKADVDKDLTSLERCLSDTLLLLAQQQVGSEKMWLLPQTQWQEGETLRQTAERALASLPAAGFKATFLGNAPCGVYKYKLPKAVRTVSSVGSKVFFFKAILSESGPPAAPNAPILWVKKSELQRYLKPAYMMQVERFFLSL from the exons atggcTGCGCCATGTAGAACGATGGCGAGTCGGTCTCTCTTACAGTTTCTGTCTTGTTTTAGCCGGACAGCGGTCGGAAACGCGAGATTTCGTCAGTTTTCCAGCACGTCTGTTTGTCGGGCGGCTTTACAGTCGCAGTGTGTGACGGAAAGACCAGCTTCTCCGTGGACTTTGATGGcagctgtgtgtctgcagaggCTTCCGGTCATTTCAGCGGACCTAAGCCCGATAGAGCAGCAGTTCAAAGACATGATGTACCAG ATGGAGCTGGAGAAGAGCGTGCTGTCGGACCACGAGCTGCGGCTGCTGGAGGACGCTGACAGGTTGAGTCGTAAGCAGGCGGACGACTATGACTCAGATGAGGAGGACGTCAGGGACCAGGAGATCATATTGGCTCAGGACCTGGAAGACTCCTGGGAGCAGAAGCTGAGGAAGTTCCAGCCAGAGccgagggtcaaag CTGATGTAGATAAGGACCTGACCTCACTGGAGCGCTGCCTGTCCGACACGCTGCTTCTTCTGGCCCAGCAGCAGGTTGGGAGTGAGAAGATGTGGTTGCTGCCTCAGACTCAGTGGCAGGAAGGAGAAACGCTGCGGCAGACGGCTGAGAGAGCCCTCGCTTCCCTgccag CAGCTGGTTTCAAGGCGACTTTCCTCGGAAATGCCCCCTGCGGAGTGTACAAGTACAAACTGCCCAAGGCTGTTCGGACGGTGAGCTCGGTCGGAAGTAAGGTGTTCTTCTTCAAAGCCATTTTGTCAGAAAGCGGCCCCCCCGCTGCCCCAAACGCTCCCATTCTATGGGTGAAGAAAAGTGAACTGCAGCGCTACCTGAAACCAGCGTACATGATGCAGGTGGAGCGCTTTTTCCTCAGCCTGTGA